One segment of Gasterosteus aculeatus chromosome 3, fGasAcu3.hap1.1, whole genome shotgun sequence DNA contains the following:
- the LOC144405521 gene encoding uncharacterized protein LOC144405521 yields the protein MYQENEQRYGTEAPRCGPGPPPKTFYLKQALRRSKDEVYRLTHLVKDLKSFKRDSEIERDSFCLVIKDGKLATAHLKKSLEAANERIKILESQHMSMAEANNSREMQSQNLHLLERLRVQEEKMAEAQLIHHQEKERMVQEYEDKLSEQISQILDLFKKNEGFSNESWQQRYEDLEKKTTQDLALKQEALGALQVQHQQLITEVENLMLQKINEIVEVNKEKESISHKLSMTQQQLISEEEKFKDLERWIGKELNYKQDVYKARIAGLYADKISLEDQLNKQWANHHQLEEENKQLKHWRDSMPEKQDSYETRIVGLVADNIALEDQMVVQLANHFQLEEENQQLKHWKDSTSEKQNSYETRIAGLCANNIALEEQLNMQWANQHQLEEEYKQLKHCRDSTSEKQKKDAYLIASLLQEVDVMTEQNHIVIKDVKQLRKENTLLENICLDMKKKKRGLFGRKMQDRKTELTKMKRKRLCKDVKRLERKIKEEKRKNNTFKG from the coding sequence ATGTATCAAGAAAACGAACAGAGATATGGGACTGAAGCCCCTCGGTGTGGCCCAGGCCCTCCACCGAAAACATTCTATCTGAAACAGGCACTCAGACGTTCCAAAGATGAGGTCTACCGTCTGACCCACCTGGTGAAAGACCTCAAGTCCTTTAAGAGGGATTCTGAGATTGAGAGGGACAGTTTTTGCCTTGTCATCAAAGATGGGAAACTGGCAACCGCCCATCTGAAGAAAAGTCTGGAGGCCGCCAACGAGAGGATCAAGATCCTGGAGAGTCAGCATATGTCCATGGCTGAAGCCAACAACAGCCGAGAGATGCAGTCCCAaaacctccacctgctggagcGTCTGAGAGTACAAGAAGAAAAGATGGCTGAAGCCCAGCTCATCCATcaccaggagaaggagaggatggTTCAAGAGTATGAGGACAAACTTTCCGAACAAATTAGCCAGATCCTTGACCTCTTCAAGAAGAATGAGGGTTTTAGCAACGAGAGCTGGCAACAGAGGTACGaggatctggagaaaaagactaCCCAAGACCTCGCCCTAAAACAAGAGGCGCTGGGAGCCCTTCAGGTACAGCACCAGCAGCTGATCACCGAGGTTGAGAATCTGATGCTCCAGAAGATCAATGAGATCGTGGAAGtcaacaaagagaaggaaagcatCTCACATAAGCTGAGTATGACTCAACAACAGCTCATCAGCGAGGAAGAGAAATTCAAAGATCTGGAGAGATGGATTGGCAAAGAACTGAACTACAAACAAGACGTCTATAAGGCCAGAATAGCAGGACTGTACGCCGACAAAATTTCTCTAGAGGATCAGTTGAACAAGCAGTGGGCCAACCACCACCAgttggaggaagaaaacaaacagctaaAGCACTGGAGGGATAGTATGCCTGAGAAACAAGACAGCTACGAGACCAGAATAGTAGGACTGGTCGCCGACAACATTGCTCTAGAGGATCAGATGGTCGTGCAGTTGGCCAACCACTTCCAGTTGGAGGAAGAAAACCAACAGCTAAAGCACTGGAAAGATAGCACGTCTGAGAAACAAAACAGCTACGAGACCAGAATAGCAGGACTGTGCGCCAACAACATTGCTCTAGAGGAGCAGTTGAACATGCAGTGGGCCAACCAGCACCAGTTGGAGGAAGAATACAAACAGCTAAAGCACTGCAGGGATAGTACGTCTGAGAAACAAAAGAAGGACGCATACCTCATAGCCAGCCTACTCCAAGAGGTGGACGTGATGACCGAACAAAATCATATCGTGATCAAAGATGTGAAACAGTTGCGGAAAGAAAACACgctccttgaaaacatctgtctggacatgaagaagaagaagaggggccTCTTCGGAAGAAAGATgcaagacagaaagacagaattGACCAAGATGAAGCGCAAAAGGCTGTGCAAGGACGTTAAGAGGttggaaagaaaaatcaaagaagagaagaggaagaataaTACCTTCAAGGGCTGA